One stretch of Podospora bellae-mahoneyi strain CBS 112042 chromosome 2, whole genome shotgun sequence DNA includes these proteins:
- a CDS encoding hypothetical protein (COG:I; EggNog:ENOG503NUVD), with protein MSAQIPIAVRDRVSDKAAKTLDIVAKFVDEECIPADTVFEAQVGVGEARWQAHPKILEDLKEKARSLGLWNMFLPKGHYKESPGFTNLEYGLMAEWLGKSRVASEAVNCAAPDTGNMEVLAKYGNDAQKAQWLKPLMDGVIRSAFLMTEPQVASSDARNIELKMVRDGDHYVLNGSKWWSSGAGDPRCKIYIVMGKSDPNNKDPYRQQSVILVPSDTKGITIHRMLSVYGYDDAPHGHGHITFHNVRVPATNLVLGEGRGFEIIQGRLGPGRIHHAMRTIGAAERALEWMLMRINDPTKTPFGKQLREHGVILEWVAKSRLEIDAARLVVLNAAIKMDEQGPKAALKEIAQAKVLVPQTALTVIDRAVQSFGGAGVSQDTPLANMWAQIRTLRLADGPDEVHLQQMGRNENRRGKEVAAKIAAQKAKAEELLKKYNITRSEIGSNIKR; from the exons ATGTCGGCCCAGATCCCCATTGCT GTCCGCGATCGCGTTAGCGACAAGGCCGCGAAGACGTTGGACATCGTTGCCAAGTTCGTTGATGAAGAGTGTATTCC TGCCGATACTGTCTTTGAGGCCCAggttggcgttggtgagGCGAGATGGCAGGCTCACCCCAAGATCCTCGAGGacctcaaggagaaggcgaggtcCCTCGGCCTCTGGAACATGTTCCTGCCCAAGGGTCATTACAAGGAGTCTCCCggcttcaccaacctcgagtATGGCTTGATGGCCGAATGGTTGGGCAAGTCCAGAGTTGCCTCCGAGGCGGTCAACTGTGCTGCTCCTGATACCGGCAACATGGAGGTGTTGGCCAAGTATGGCAATGATGCCCAAAAGGCTCAGTGGCTCAAGCCCTTGATGGACGGTGTCATCCGTTCGGCTTTCCTCATGACAGAGCCTCAGGTCGCCTCTTCAGATGCTCGGAATATTGAGCTGAAGATGGTCAGAGACGGTGATCACTATGTCTTGAACGGCTCC aAATGGTGGTCCAGTGGTGCCGGTGACCCGCGCTGCAAGATCTACATCGTCATGGGCAAGAGtgaccccaacaacaaggaCCCATACAGGCAGCAATCCGTCATCCTTGTGCCATCAGACACCAAGGGCATCACTATCCACCGCATGCTTTCTGTCTACGGCTACGACGATGCGCCCCATGGCCACGGCCACATTACCTTCCACAATGTCCGCGTCCCGGCTACCAACCTTGTGCTTGGAGAGGGTCGTGGCTTCGAGATCATCCAGGGCCGTCTCGGTCCCGGCCGTATCCACCACGCCATGAGAACCATTGGTGCTGCTGAGCGTGCCTTGGAGTGGATGCTTATGCGTATCAACGACCCGACAAAGACTCCCTTCGGCAAGCAGCTTCGTGAGCATGGCGTTATCCTCGAGTGGGTTGCCAAGTCCCGTCTGGAGATTGACGCTGCTCGCCTGGTTGTTCTCAACGCTGCCATCAAGATGGACGAGCAAGGTCCCAAGGCCGCGCTGAAGGAGATCGCCCAGGCCAAGGTTCTCGTTCCCCAGACTGCCCTGACTGTCATTGACAGGGCCGTCCAGTCCTTCGGTGGAGCCGGTGTCAGTCAGGACACTCCCTTGGCCAACATGTGGGCTCAGATCCGCACCCTCAGACTGGCGGATGGACCAGATGAGGTGCATCTGCAGCAGATGGGCAGGAACGAGAACCGCCGTGGCAAGGAGGTTGCTGCCAAGATTGCTGCTCAAAAAGCAAAGGCTGaggagttgttgaagaagtaCAACATCACCAGATCGGAGATTGGCTCCAACATCAAGCGCTAA
- a CDS encoding hypothetical protein (EggNog:ENOG503P7A7; COG:S) yields the protein MPSNVLAAKDVNMSLPTTNNNNTTQTSTDTCGKPDTMSMEYHRQVFQNKMAAQEEKTYISPSDNLMSPCTAKLSAFRSKQVGKVKPKSLFAQASSKKLDAAGQSSLLFGNKPKPAAPPAGSS from the exons ATGCCTTCCAACGTCCTCGCTGCCAAGGACGTCAACATGTCGCTTcctaccaccaacaacaacaacaccacccagaCCTCGACTGATACCTGCGGCAAGCCCGATACTATGAGCATGGAGTACCACCGTCAGGTCTTTCAGAACAAGATGGCGGCACAGGAGGA GAAAACTTACATTTCCCCCTCGGATAACCTTATGTCCCCTTGCACAGCCAAGCTGAGTGCCTTCCGCAGCAAGCAAGTCGGCAA AGTCAAGCCCAAATCCCTCTTCGCCCAGGCGTCCTCTAAGAAGCTCGACGCCGCGGGCCAGAGCAGCCTGCTGTTCGGcaacaagcccaagcccgccGCTCCTCCTGCCGGCAGCAGCTAG
- the CWC2 gene encoding Pre-mRNA-splicing factor (COG:A; EggNog:ENOG503NUMG) has product MAEVVNRPDTAVNLPEMASEDSLALTTTKNTTEVTAPAEKKVKKIIRRKKRPARAQVDPATVKSEPPAQTGTTFNIWYNKWAGGDKEDSAMSQTHAKGRCNIALDSGYTKADGHPGAFFCLYFARGVCHKGQDCDYLHRLPGPYDIFPQNVDCFGRDKFSDYRDDMGGVGSFSRQNRTIYVGRIHVSDDIEEIVARHFAEWGPIERIRVLSNRGIAFVTYRDLANAEFAKEAMAWQSLEGNEILNLRWSLPDPNPMAQKREARRIEEQAAEAIRKALPAEFVAEIEGKDPEARKRRKIESGYGLEGYEAPDEVHFARGPNAVNPRGREGFELEHEQRLMLEAAEQEMMQEQQYDKPPPQQQQQGGIFSSSTLAALQGAQVAVASKPAPKTSTGPLVAYDSDSD; this is encoded by the coding sequence ATGGCCGAAGTCGTCAACAGGCCAGACACGGCCGTCAACCTGCCCGAGATGGCCTCCGAAGACAGCCttgccctcaccaccacaaaaaaCACCACAGAAGTCACCGCGCccgccgagaagaaggtcaaAAAGATCATTCGCCGCAAGAAGCGACCAGCGCGCGCCCAAGTTGACCCAGCCACTGTCAAGTCGGAACCCCCAGCACAAACCGGCACGACATTCAACATCTGGTATAACAAATGGGCAGGCGGCGACAAGGAGGACTCGGCCATGAGCCAAACCCACGCCAAGGGAAGATGCAACATCGCCCTCGACTCGGGGTACACCAAAGCCGATGGCCATCCAGGTGCCTTCTTCTGCCTATACTTTGCCCGCGGTGTCTGCCACAAGGGTCAGGACTGCGACTACCTTCACCGTCTTCCCGGCCCGTACGACATCTTCCCCCAAAATGTCGACTGTTTCGGCCGCGACAAGTTCTCGGATTACCGCGATGAcatgggtggtgttgggtctTTCAGTCGGCAAAACCGCACGATTTACGTGGGGAGGATTCATGTGTCGGATGATATCGAGGAGATTGTCGCGCGCCACTTTGCTGAGTGGGGACCGATTGAAAGAATAAGGGTGCTTTCCAATAGGGGCATTGCGTTTGTCACCTACCGGGACTTGGCCAATGCCGAGTTCGCAAAGGAGGCTATGGCGTGGCAGTCACTGGAGGGCAATGAGATCTTGAATTTGAGGTGGTCGCTTCCAGATCCCAATCCCATGGCCCAGAAGCgagaggcgaggaggatcGAGGAGCAGGCTGCCGAGGCGATCAGAAAAGCTCTGCCTGCTGAGTTTGTGGCTGAAATTGAAGGGAAGGACCcagaggcgaggaagagaagaaagattGAAAGTGGGtatgggttggaggggtacGAAGCGCCGGATGAGGTTCATTTTGCCAGGGGGCCTAATGCTGTTAAtccaaggggaagggaagggttCGAGTTGGAGCATGAGCAGAGGCTGAtgctggaggcggcggaaCAGGAGATGATGCAGGAACAACAGTATGAtaagccaccaccacaacagcagcagcagggcggGATATTCTCCAGCAGCACTCTCGCCGCGCTTCAAGGCGCCCAGGTAGCAGTTGCTTCAAAACCAGCACCCAAGACATCTACAGGGCCGTTGGTAGCATACGACAGCGACTCGGACTAA
- a CDS encoding hypothetical protein (COG:G; EggNog:ENOG503NUAZ), giving the protein MDTLLTAEIAANAPRYRRKSSTFIDGIHDVPSEVGNLAPAQLYSTMSGRLFHSGRIAIVMVGLPARGKTHICVSMARYLSWLGVKTRIFHLGDYRRATVGQGGHVPQDYFYPNASPASVMLRQKILKKCREDIYGWLNHENGQVAIYDAVNPTASGRRALAKEFAKHDVQTLFIESFVDDQEILKENARNVKISSPDFHGMDPDEAAKRYLKRIETKIPVFETMAEEELNYVKMINAGQAFFYNNVSFNYLSHRIVFYLTNLHIKHRTTFFVRAGTATEEDSYKADAPLSAEGEAYAQVMAETLMRHREQERQAIIDQGGPDVPLRPLTIWTSTRLRTIQTAEPLEKLGYKVRHRSQMSQINPGVCEKLSERAIRNLYPEEVEKHELDPYHHRYPRAESYHDLAVRLEPIILELEREQNDLLIIAHESVLRVLYSYLMHCSTRDIPKLKFPRDEIIEIIPAAYQNEAKRIHIPGLDPRMIPGSPEDIRIPVPPGFDDFGKQLSPISIPAMMGGAPPSATEVTVGFATGDRKGSISVSNTGGLRSVSGSFSGGERPVTEKIVNNTAKEMVEDKVEDED; this is encoded by the exons ATGGATACACTCCT AACTGCCGAAATCGCGGCCAATGCCCCACGCTACCGCCGCAAGAGTTCAACTTTCATCGATGGCATTCACGATGTCCCAAGCGAGGTGGGCAATTTGGCCCCAGCCCAGTTGTACAGCACCATGTCTGGTCGTCTCTTCCATTCGGGGAGAATCGCCATCGTAATGGTTGGCCTTCCAGCTAGAGGAAAGAC TCACATCTGTGTCTCCATGGCTCGATATCTCTCTTG GCTTGGTGTCAAGACTCGCATATTCCACCTTGGTGACTACCGCCGAGCTACGgttggccaaggaggccaTGTTCCACAGGACTATTTCTACCCCAATGCCTCGCCAGCGTCTGTCATGCTTCGCCAGAAAATTCTGAAGAAATGCAGGGAGGATATTTACGGCTGGCTGAACCATGAAAATGGTCAGGTTGCGATTTACGACGCCGTGAATCCCACCGCAAGCGGCCGTCGTGCCCTTGCCAAAGAATTTGCCAAGCATGATGTTCAAACACTGTTTATCGAGTCTTTTGTGGATGATCAAGAGATCCTCAAGGAAAACGCCCGAAATGTCAAGATTTCGTCTCCCGAT TTCCACGGCATGGACCCAGATGAGGCCGCCAAACGCTATCTCAAACGCATCGAGACGAAGATTCCCGTATTCGAAACCATGGCAGAGGAAGAGCTCAACTACGTCAAGATGATCAACGCTGGTCAGGCCTTCTTTTACAACAACGTCAGCTTCAACTACCTCTCGCACCGCATCGTCTTCTatctcaccaacctccacatCAAACACCGTACCACCTTCTTTGTCCGTGCAGGTACCGCTACTGAGGAGGATTCTTACAAGGCCGATGCGCCGCTCTccgccgagggcgaggcgTATGCTCAAGTTATGGCCGAGACGCTTATGCGGCATCGAGAGCAAGAGCGACAGGCGATTATCGATCAGGGCGGCCCTGATGTTCCTCTGCGTCCGCTCACGATTTGGACGTCGACCAGGCTGCGGACAATTCAGACAGCCGAGCCTCTTGAGAAGTTGGGGTACAAAGTTCGACACAGAAGCCAAATGTCACAAATTAACCCGGGAGTGTGTGAGAAGCTTTCGGAGAGAGCGATCAGAAATTTGTATCCTGAAGAGGTGGAGAAGCACGAGTTGGATCCGTATCATCATCGGTATCCCCGCGCTgag TCCTATCACGACCTAGCCGTGCGCCTCGAACCCATCattcttgagcttgagcgTGAGCAAAATGATCTTTTGATCATCGCCCACGAGTCGGTCTTGAGGGTTCTGTACTCTTACCTAATGCACTGCTCTACTCGAGACATTCCCAAGCTTAAGTTCCCCCGAGACGAAATTATCGAGATCATTCCTGCAGCATATCAGAATGAGGCAAAGCGAATTCACATTCCGGGCCTCGACCCGCGGATGATACCTGGCAGCCCAGAGGATATAAGGATCCCGGTGCCGCCTGGGTTCGATGACTTTGGGAAACAGCTTAGTCCGATTAGTATTCCGGCCATGATGGGGGGGGCTCCGCCTAGTGCCACCGAAGTCACGGTGGGGTTTGCCACGGGGGATAGGAAGGGGAGCATCAGTGTGAGTAATACTGGTGGATTGAGAAGTGTCAGCGGTAGTTTCAGTGGAGGGGAGAGACCGGTGACAGAGAAGATTGTGAATAACACTGcgaaggagatggtggaggacaAGGTTGAAGACGAGGATTAA
- the TOM40 gene encoding translocase of outer mitochondrial membrane (COG:U; BUSCO:EOG09262M2J; EggNog:ENOG503NURF) — protein sequence MASSYSSPFAALQNNPIFSGLSDVYNAFQERRAKLGLSNPGKVEDISKEVNRDVLAQQHMFSGLRAELTKPFSLSPLFQVSHQFALGERLNPYTFAALYGTNRCFAQGSIDEIGALSGRFNWRWGPDSTHVSKSQFQVGTGQGDSIQLEHEYNGADFVASLKALNPSVLEGGLSGILIGHYMQSLTPKLAVGLEAVWQRQSRLEPPVTAVSYVARYKAEDWIASAQLQAQGALNTSYWRRLSDKVQAGVDMSLSVAPANPMLGGGLQKEGVTAFGAKYDFRMSTFRAQIDSKGRLGCVLEKRVMAPLMMTFSADVDHMTQQAKVGVAIAIEAAPEMDEQEMMAASQAAPVNIPF from the exons ATGGCGTCCAGCTACAGCTCGCCATTTGCGGCATTGCAAAATAACCCCATCTTCTCCGGTCTCTCAGATGTTTACAATGCTTTCCAAGAGAGGAGAGCAAAGCTCGGCTTGTCAAATCCCGGAAAGGTAGAAGACATCTCCAAGG AGGTCAACCGAGATGTTCTTGCCCAGCAGCACATGTTCTCCGGCCTTCGCGCCGAGCTCACAAAGCCTTTCAGCCTGAGCCCTCT GTTTCAAGTATCACATCAGTTTGCGCTGGGCGAGCGTCTGAACCCCTATACATTTGCAGCTCTTTACGGAACCAACCGG TGTTTCGCCCAGGGCAGCATTGATGAGATTGGCGCTCTTTCTGGACGGTTCAACTGGAGATGGGGCCCCGACTCGACACACGTCAGCAAGTCGCAGTTCCAGGTCGGCACCGGACAGGGTGATTCCATCCAGCTCGAGCATGAATACAATGGCGCCGACTTTGTGGCCTCACTCAAggccctcaacccctccgtcCTCGAGGGTGGTTTGAGTGGTATCCTTATCGGTCATTACATGCAGTCGCTCACTCCCAAACTTGCCGTCGGCCTCGAAGCTGTTTGGCAACGTCAGTCGAGACTCGAACCTCCGGTAACGGCCGTCAGTTATGTTGCCCGTTACAAGGCCGAGGACTGGATCGCCAGCGCTCAGTTGCAGGCCCAGGGTGCTCTGAATACCTCGTACTGGCGCCGCCTCTCTGACAAGGTTCAGGCTGGTGTCGATATGTCGCTTAGTGTTGCTCCTGCTAACCCCATGTTGGGTGGCGGTCTCCAGAAGGAGGGCGTTACTGCTTTCGGAGCCAAGTACGACTTCAGAATGTCGACTTTCCGGGCGCAGATTGACTCGAAGGGCAGACTTGGCTGTGTGCTCGAGAAGCGCGTCATGGCTCCTCTCATGATGACCTTCTCTGCTGACGTTGACCACATGACG caacaagcgaAGGTGGGCGTTGCGATTGCCATCGAGGCTGCCCCTGAGATGGACGAGcaggagatgatggccgCCTCCCAGGCTGCCCCGGTCAACATCCCCTTCTAA
- a CDS encoding hypothetical protein (COG:E; COG:I; EggNog:ENOG503NYA1) — protein sequence MTLPLCAQCKRFGGQLPASFTTSLLSYSSISIMGGKTAVVTGATGLLGRQVLKAFANNDWTVKGTGFSRADGTDILKVDLTNADELKKVLDDVKFPDKVDKDPEGTRALNVEAPRALARLCAERGILLTYISTDYVFPGKPGDAPYENNAEPAPTNLYGQTKLEGERAVLHEFQMAGKEGLGVVLRVPVLYGSAKSNAESAVNVLMDSVLKAQQEGANINMDHWALRYPTNTEDIGRVLKDIAAKYLETSDRNSLPRILQFSSEDKYTKYEICQLFAEINGLPIDRIKPNTEGNDPNASVQRPYDCHLSTKALKDLGIDVSTQDFVGWWRREFRAFRH from the exons ATGACGTTACCCCTCTGCGCCCAATGCAAGCGATTCGGAGGGCAGCTTCCGGCCAGTTTCACCACGAGCCTTCTATCATACTCTTCGATTTCCATTATGGGCGGCAAGACAGCAGTTGTCACGGGAGCTACCGGCCTGTTGGGGAGGCAGGTGCTTAAGGCTTTTGCAAACAATGACTGGACTGTCAAAGGAACTGGCTTCTCCCGCGCTGATGGCACTGACATCTTGAAGGTTGACTTGACCAATGCTgatgagctgaagaaggtcCTCGACGATGTCAA ATTTCCCGACAAGGTTGACAAGGACCCCGAGGGAACACGAGCTCTCAACGTCGAGGCACCTCGCGCACTTGCTCGGCTCTGCGCAGAGAGAGGCATCTTGTTGACTTACATTTCCACCGACTACGTGTTCCCCGGCAAGCCCGGCGATGCTCCTTATGAGAACAACGCCGAGCCTGCCCCGACCAACCTATATGGACAGACCAAGCTCGAGGGCGAGCGGGCAGTCCTCCATGAATTCCAGATGGCCGGAAAGGAAGGTCTGGGAGTGGTGTTACGTGTACCCGTCCTCTACGGCTCAGCTAAGAGCAACGCTGAAAGTGCGGTGAATGTCTTGATGGATTCAGTACTCAAAGCTCAGCAGGAGGGTGCCAATATCAACATGGATCATTGGGCTCTCCGCTACCCAACAAACACCGAGGACATTGGCCGGGTGCTCAAAG ACATCGCTGCCAAGTATCTAGAGACCAGTGATCGGAACTCGCTGCCGAGGATTCTCCAATTCTCGAGCGAGGATAAGTACACCAAGTATGAGATTTGTCAGTTATTTGCAGAGATCAACGGATTGCCCATCGACCGGATCAAGCCCAACACGGAAGGGAACGACCCGAATGCAAGTGTCCAGCGGCCTTACGATTGTCACCTCAGTACCAAGGCATTGAAAGACTTGGGCATTGACGTGTCGACCCAGGATTTCGTgggatggtggagaagggagTTTAGGGCTTTTAGACACTGA
- the RBG2 gene encoding Ribosome-interacting GTPase 2 (COG:T; EggNog:ENOG503NU94) — MVNITEKIKEIEDEMRKTYLTLTLEYHLGLLKGKLARLRAQLLEPGPGAGGGGGSGFDVSKSGDARIALVGFPSVGKSTFLSKVTKTKSEVASYAFTTLTAIPGVLEYGGAEIQLLDLPGIIEGASEGKGRGRQVISAAKTSDLILMVLDATKRAEQRALLEAELEAVGIRLNREPPNIYLKPKKAGGMKITFQSPPKGIDEKMIMNILRDYKILNCEVLIRDENCTVDDLIDVIMANHRKYIKCLYVYNKIDSVSLDFLDKLAREPHTVVMSCELDLGIQDVIDRCWKELNLVRIYTKRKGNDPDFSEALIVRSNSTIEDVCDRIHRTLKDTFKYALVWGASARHIPQRVGLSHPVCDEDVVYIVSGWKA; from the exons ATGGTGAACATTACGGAAAAGATCAAGGA gattgaggatgagatgaggaAGACT TATCTAACACTCACCCTAGAATATCACTTGGGTCTCTTGAAGGG TAAACTCGCCCGTCTCCGCGCACAACTCCTCGAACCCGGCCCGggcgccggcggtggtggtggctccGGTTTCGACGTCAGCAAGTCCGGCGACGCCAGAATAGCCCTCGTCGGCTTCCCCTCCGTCGGTAAATCgaccttcctctccaaagTCACCAAGACCAAATCCGAAGTGGCCTCCTATGCCTTCACAACCCTCACCGCCATCCCCGGCGTCCTCGAGTACGGCGGTGCCGAGATCCAACTCCTCGATCTACCCGGTATCATTGAAGGTGCCTCCGAAGGCAAAGGCCGCGGCCGCCAAGtcatctccgccgccaaAACCAGTGATCTCATCCTCATGGTCCTCGACGCCACCAAGAGAGCCGAACAGCGCGCCCTTCTCGAAGCAGAGCTGGAAGCCGTAGGCATCAGACTCAACCGTGAACCTCC TAACATCTACCTCAAACCCAAAAAAGCCGGCGGCATGAAAATTACCTTCCAATCCCCCCCCAAAGGAATCGACGAAAAAATGATCATGAACATCCTCCGCGATTACAAGATCCTCAACTGCGAAGTCCTCATCCGAGACGAGAACTGTACCGTCGACGACCTCATCGACGTCATCATGGCCAACCACCGCAAATACATCAAATGCCTCTACGTCTACAACAAGATCGACTCCGTCTCCCTCGActtcctcgacaagctcgCCCGGGAGCCCCACACAGTTGTCATGTCTTGCGAGCTGGACCTCGGCATCCAGGATGTGATTGACCGGTGCTGGAAGGAGCTGAACCTGGTCAGGATTTACACCAAAAGGAAGGGGAACGACCCCGACTTTAGCGAGGCGTTGATTGTGAGGAGTAATAGCACCATTGAGGATGTGTGTGACAGGATTCATAGGACGCTGAAGGATACGTTCAAGTATGCGCTCGTTTGGGGCGCCAGCGCGAGGCATATACCGCAGAGGGTGGGGTTGAGTCATCCGGTTTGCGATGAGGATGTGGTATATATTGTCAGTGGGTGGAAGGCTTAG
- a CDS encoding hypothetical protein (COG:O; EggNog:ENOG503P0DQ) — protein MTINLFQDPISSYRESDTDNDLDNEIAELERKLAAAKAKRCKHPRSRLEGDSSSSSSSPERPLLAPNLPNHFHLLLSDSALPLGSFAFSSGLESYLAHGHKSNPYHPHTSFAAFLPLSISSYASTTLPFVLSAHRDPSLSNLVELDDAQDASIICTVGRRASVAQGRALLGIWERSFSQSLPPLGSSVVTAAQRGDLKAFGLLVKRGSSKEIPDASAHLAPLFGAICSVVGLSLQQTAYIFLFGHVKALVSAAVRAGMFGPYQAQKILAGETVQELITEMIKREWGTKVERAGQNVPVMDLWFGRHEVLYSRIFNS, from the exons ATGACGATAAACTTATTTCAGGACCCGATATCTTCATATCGTGAGTCAGACACGGATAATGACCTTGACAATGAGATCGCCGAGCTAGAGCGCAAGCTGGCCGCAGCCAAAGCCAAGCGTTGCAAACACCCCCGATCCCGGCTTGAGGGcgactcatcatcatcatcatcatccccggAACGACCGCTGTTGGCACCTA ACCTTCCAAAccacttccacctcctcctctcagaCTCCGCCCTCCCACTGGGGAGCTTCGCCTTTTCGTCCGGACTGGAGTCGTACCTCGCCCACGGCCATAAGTCAAACCCTTACCACCCTCACACCTCCTTCGCAGCGTTCCTCCCGCTGTCGATAAGCTCCTACGCGTCCACCACCCTGCCGTTTGTCCTCTCAGCGCATCGGGACCCGTCACTGTCGAATCTGGTCGAGCTAGATGACGCCCAGGACGCAAGCATAATCTGCACTGTTGGCCGTCGGGCGAGTGTAGCCCAAGGGAGGGCGCTGCTGGGAATATGGGAGAGGTCGTTTTCgcaatccctccccccactgGGTTCGTCAGTGGTAACGGCAGCGCAAAGGGGTGATCTCAAGGCTTTTGGGCTGCTGGTCAAAAGGGGGTCGAGCAAGGAGATCCCGGACGCGAGCGCTCATCTTGCGCCGCTGTTTGGGGCGATATGTTCTGTTGTTGGACTGAGTCTGCAGCAGACGGCGTATATCTTTTTATTTGGGCATGTCAAAGCACTCGTCTCAGCAGCGGTTAGGGCAGGGATGTTTGGGCCGTATCAAGCGCAAAAGATACTTGCTGGGGAGACGGTGCAGGAGTTGATCACGGAGATGATCAAGCGGGAGTGGGGGACCAAGGTCGAAAGAGCAGGGCAGAATGTACCGGTTATGGATCTTTGGTTCGGGAGGCATGAGGTGCTTTATTCAAGGATATTTAATAGTTAG